The following coding sequences are from one Salvia splendens isolate huo1 unplaced genomic scaffold, SspV2 ctg859, whole genome shotgun sequence window:
- the LOC121791629 gene encoding uncharacterized protein LOC121791629 — protein MVVKSTKRACIVGVALDCYYKQISQMPSWSKLDLCNFAAVWAGLDCPCTSEFDGKPENFVEKNDERRENGFGDDIRVEPDEIDHVVVERVKNLEIENGNSAEIDEEDFRIPLPWELLQPVLRILGHCLLGPLNADEVKDAASVAVRRLYARASHDLAPRAILATRSLIQLDKGTREAANAAAAAAANGTGSNVNTPSKAKKPEMLLVSK, from the coding sequence ATGGTGGTTAAGTCCACCAAGCGCGCTTGCATTGTTGGCGTCGCGCTGGATTGCTACTACAAGCAGATCTCGCAGATGCCGAGTTGGTCAAAGCTTGACTTATGCAATTTTGCCGCTGTTTGGGCGGGCTTGGATTGCCCCTGCACTTCAGAGTTCGACGGAAAACCTGAGAATTTTGTGGAGAAGAATGATGAGCGCCGTGAGAACGGATTTGGGGATGATATTAGGGTTGAACCAGACGAGATTGATCATGTGGTGGTGGAGAGAGTTAAGAATTTAGAAATCGAAAACGGTAATTCAGCAGAAATCGATGAAGAGGACTTTAGAATTCCGCTGCCATGGGAATTGTTACAGCCAGTTTTGAGAATTTTGGGGCATTGTTTGCTGGGGCCCTTGAATGCTGATGAGGTGAAGGATGCAGCGTCTGTGGCTGTGCGGCGCCTATATGCTAGGGCTTCGCATGATCTGGCCCCGCGAGCAATTCTAGCTACAAGGAGTTTGATCCAGCTTGATAAGGGGACGCGTGAAGCTGCCAATGCGGCTGCTGCAGCAGCTGCCAATGGTACTGGTTCGAATGTTAACACTCCCAGTAAGGCTAAGAAACCCGAGATGCTTTTAGTTTCCAAGTGA